From Polynucleobacter difficilis, a single genomic window includes:
- the mrdA gene encoding penicillin-binding protein 2, with protein sequence MASFKKSDLSSFQARTRIAVIFVTVCFVILLSRLVWLQLISHSKYSTLAENNRIAIVPAPAMRGLLIDRNGIVIGRNYSALTLDVNVSEISSSVDVLIDDLSEIISISPRDRRNFKRSLEDARNMGTFPLRSMLTEVETARFMANRYRFPGVEIRSRNFREYPYNELGSHMIGYIGRVSQKDKERMQSEISNATEADDTSGLKNAFLPGIQYVGKIGIEQSYEHVLRGVPGYDQVEITAGGRPIRTLSSFPSTPGKNIILSVDIKLQYLVEQLYGNFRGAFVAIEPSTGDVLAFVSKPNFNPNDFVEGIDAVTWKELNESKSRPLYNRPLKGLYPPASTYKPFMALAALELGIRTPSQAIADPGFFTLGTHTFRDDKKGGHGMVDMEKSIVESCDTYYYLLAREMGVNMMHDFMSPLGFGQKTGIDLEGEAAGILPSTEWKKKYFKKPEQQKWFEGETISLGIGQGYNSFTILQLAHALANVVNEGVVMKPHLVKAVEDPFTRQQKLTNPKESYRLNFKPENIEIIKKSMVAVNQVGTSAKSFKDAPYTNAGKTGTSQVFSLNAKEYNHTTTPEFLRDHALFVAFAPAEKPTIVIALIVENAGFGAQHAAPIARRALDYYINGKWPKEIPEWKRAP encoded by the coding sequence ATGGCATCATTCAAAAAATCAGACCTATCCTCCTTTCAGGCTCGCACGCGAATTGCCGTCATTTTTGTCACCGTTTGTTTTGTCATCTTATTAAGTCGGCTGGTTTGGCTCCAACTCATCAGTCATAGCAAATACTCCACCTTAGCCGAGAATAATCGCATTGCGATTGTGCCTGCGCCAGCGATGCGAGGCCTGTTGATTGACCGGAACGGCATTGTGATTGGGCGAAATTATTCTGCCTTGACCTTAGATGTCAACGTCAGTGAAATTTCAAGCAGTGTAGATGTGTTGATTGATGACCTTTCGGAAATCATTTCCATCAGCCCACGTGATCGCCGTAACTTTAAGCGCTCCCTAGAAGATGCTCGCAATATGGGCACCTTCCCATTGCGATCGATGCTGACTGAAGTTGAGACGGCACGTTTCATGGCAAACCGTTATCGCTTTCCTGGGGTTGAGATTCGTTCGCGTAATTTTCGGGAGTACCCTTACAACGAGCTTGGCTCGCACATGATTGGATATATCGGGCGCGTATCCCAAAAAGACAAAGAGCGGATGCAATCCGAAATTAGCAATGCGACCGAAGCCGATGACACGAGTGGATTAAAAAATGCATTTTTACCTGGAATTCAATACGTTGGAAAGATTGGCATTGAACAAAGCTATGAGCATGTGCTGCGCGGTGTTCCCGGCTATGATCAAGTAGAAATCACTGCTGGCGGCAGGCCGATCCGAACGCTCTCCAGCTTCCCTTCAACGCCCGGGAAAAATATCATCCTTTCCGTTGATATTAAGTTGCAATATTTGGTGGAACAACTGTATGGGAATTTTCGTGGCGCTTTTGTTGCAATCGAACCCTCTACTGGCGATGTGCTGGCATTTGTCTCCAAGCCTAATTTCAACCCAAATGACTTTGTAGAGGGGATTGATGCCGTAACTTGGAAAGAGCTGAATGAATCCAAAAGCAGGCCGCTTTACAACCGACCGCTGAAAGGCCTCTATCCGCCTGCCTCCACTTACAAACCCTTTATGGCATTAGCTGCTCTTGAGCTAGGCATTCGAACGCCATCTCAGGCGATTGCAGACCCCGGATTCTTTACCTTAGGCACGCATACCTTCCGCGATGACAAGAAGGGCGGGCATGGCATGGTAGACATGGAGAAGTCCATTGTGGAGTCGTGCGATACCTATTACTACCTACTGGCGAGGGAAATGGGCGTCAACATGATGCATGATTTTATGAGTCCACTGGGCTTTGGTCAGAAAACGGGCATAGACCTTGAAGGCGAAGCCGCCGGTATTTTGCCTTCTACCGAGTGGAAGAAAAAATACTTTAAGAAACCAGAACAACAAAAGTGGTTTGAGGGTGAAACGATTTCACTGGGTATTGGGCAAGGCTACAACTCCTTTACCATTTTGCAATTGGCGCATGCCTTAGCAAACGTGGTCAACGAAGGTGTAGTGATGAAACCGCATTTAGTGAAAGCAGTTGAAGATCCGTTTACACGCCAACAAAAACTAACAAACCCGAAAGAAAGTTACCGCCTTAACTTTAAGCCGGAAAACATTGAAATCATCAAGAAATCGATGGTTGCCGTAAATCAAGTTGGTACCTCTGCAAAGTCGTTTAAAGATGCGCCCTATACCAATGCAGGAAAAACAGGCACATCGCAAGTTTTTAGCTTGAATGCAAAGGAATATAACCACACAACTACACCAGAATTTTTGCGTGACCACGCACTTTTTGTTGCCTTTGCGCCCGCAGAAAAACCCACGATCGTGATTGCTTTGATTGTGGAAAATGCCGGCTTTGGTGCGCAGCATGCCGCACCGATTGCGCGTAGAGCACTTGACTATTACATCAATGGCAAATGGCCTAAGGAGATTCCGGAATGGAAAAGGGCGCCATAA
- a CDS encoding aspartyl/asparaginyl beta-hydroxylase domain-containing protein: MRHAILLIFVSSALFVYFRGRVRFGIMRSLTDYVVLLAPINSLLYLFSKVKAGAYIPVTEFPELKKLQDHWEVIRAEALALNEGGSIAAATGYNDIGFNSFFRTGWKRFHLYWYGKDLASAEAACPKTVALLRSIPSVKAAMFASLPPEATLVKHRDPYAGSLRYHLGLVTPNSPDCFIDVDGERYYWKDGEAVMFDETYIHYAANKTDHQRIVLFCDIERPVYTKVVQLFNRWFGKHVMSAAASKNVESEQVGFVNVLFAYVYHLRSKAKQLKAKQRSVYYIGKWALILGILWLLFW; this comes from the coding sequence ATTCGCCACGCTATTCTGTTGATCTTTGTGAGTTCTGCACTCTTTGTCTATTTTAGGGGCCGGGTTCGCTTTGGCATCATGCGATCACTCACAGACTATGTTGTTCTATTGGCGCCAATCAATTCGCTGCTCTATCTTTTTTCTAAAGTGAAGGCGGGTGCGTATATTCCCGTAACGGAGTTCCCGGAATTAAAAAAATTGCAAGACCACTGGGAAGTGATTCGTGCTGAGGCCCTAGCGTTAAATGAGGGCGGTTCAATCGCTGCCGCCACCGGTTACAACGATATTGGTTTTAACTCCTTTTTTCGAACCGGCTGGAAACGTTTTCACCTGTACTGGTACGGCAAGGATTTAGCTTCCGCAGAAGCGGCCTGCCCAAAAACCGTAGCCTTACTCAGGTCCATTCCGTCGGTTAAAGCGGCGATGTTTGCATCACTGCCGCCAGAAGCAACCCTGGTAAAGCATCGCGACCCCTACGCCGGCTCACTACGTTACCACTTGGGATTAGTAACTCCGAATAGTCCGGACTGTTTTATTGATGTTGATGGCGAACGCTACTATTGGAAAGATGGTGAGGCCGTGATGTTTGACGAGACCTATATCCATTACGCTGCCAATAAAACTGATCACCAGCGCATCGTTCTATTCTGCGATATCGAACGTCCGGTCTACACCAAGGTGGTACAACTATTTAATCGTTGGTTTGGAAAGCACGTGATGAGCGCTGCTGCATCAAAAAACGTCGAGTCAGAGCAAGTTGGTTTTGTTAATGTTCTGTTTGCCTACGTTTACCATTTACGCAGCAAGGCAAAGCAACTGAAAGCAAAGCAGCGTAGTGTTTACTATATCGGCAAATGGGCCTTGATTTTGGGTATTCTTTGGCTGCTATTTTGGTAG
- the mreC gene encoding rod shape-determining protein MreC, translating into MQHSAPPLFKQGIPALVKLIVCLSISAALMLIDFRFKAIDLVRDSINLGLRPLEHVMQLPRNLLTASDTYFTTRSTLADENVELKQRQMELTLLANQSELLRVENQNLRQLLDLQKEVAYKTIPVEILYNPSNPISQRVVIDRGSEDGLRLGNPIASDSGILGQVVRLYAGSAEVSLLEDRDFAVPVQIARNGLRAAVFGTGRGNLLELRYLPVASDLEVGDVLLTSGIDGTYPPGFAVAMITRIERNIDKNTANVFCAPVARINAHRQALALLYDPQWDAKPSAGDSENAPGRRKTRTRGMP; encoded by the coding sequence TTGCAACACAGCGCCCCACCCCTTTTTAAACAGGGCATACCTGCCCTGGTCAAACTCATTGTGTGCCTGTCCATCAGTGCTGCCTTGATGTTGATTGATTTCCGGTTTAAGGCAATTGATCTCGTGCGTGATTCCATCAATCTGGGCTTGCGCCCATTGGAGCATGTCATGCAGTTGCCACGCAACCTGCTCACCGCAAGTGACACCTACTTCACTACACGATCAACCTTGGCTGATGAGAATGTCGAGTTAAAGCAACGTCAGATGGAGTTGACGCTGCTTGCGAATCAATCCGAATTACTGCGTGTAGAAAACCAAAACTTACGTCAACTTTTAGACCTACAAAAAGAAGTTGCTTATAAAACGATTCCGGTTGAAATCCTCTACAACCCAAGCAATCCAATTTCACAGCGGGTGGTCATTGATCGCGGATCGGAAGATGGGTTGAGGCTGGGCAATCCGATTGCTAGCGACTCGGGCATTCTAGGTCAGGTTGTACGACTGTATGCCGGCTCTGCCGAAGTTTCTTTGCTGGAAGATAGGGATTTTGCTGTGCCCGTCCAGATCGCGCGCAATGGTCTGCGTGCGGCCGTGTTTGGAACTGGGCGCGGAAATTTATTAGAGCTGCGCTACCTGCCAGTTGCAAGTGATTTAGAGGTGGGCGACGTGCTACTAACATCGGGGATAGATGGAACCTATCCACCCGGTTTTGCCGTTGCCATGATTACGCGGATCGAACGCAATATTGATAAAAATACAGCGAATGTCTTTTGTGCTCCGGTGGCAAGAATTAATGCACACCGTCAAGCACTGGCTCTTTTGTATGACCCCCAATGGGATGCCAAGCCTAGCGCAGGCGACTCAGAAAATGCGCCGGGTCGACGCAAAACGCGCACGCGGGGTATGCCATGA
- a CDS encoding rod shape-determining protein, which produces MFGFFRNYFSNDLAIDLGTANTLIYMRDRGIVLDEPSVVAIRQEGGPNGKKTILAVGAEAKAMLGRVPGNIEAIRPMKDGVIADFTITEQMLKQFIKMVHESKLLRPSPRIIICVPCGSTQVERRAIRESALGAGASQVFLIEEPMAAAIGSGLPVSEAAGSMVVDIGGGTTEVGVMSLGGTVYKGSVRVGGDKFDEAITNYIRRNYGMLIGEQTAEQIKKTIGSAFPGAEVREMEVKGRNLAEGIPRSFTVTSNEILEALTDPLNQIVTAVKAALEQTPPELASDIAERGVMLTGGGALLRDLDRLLMEETGLPIHVAEDPLTCVARGCGIALERMDKLSGVFSQE; this is translated from the coding sequence ATGTTTGGTTTTTTTCGCAACTATTTTTCAAACGACCTAGCGATCGACCTAGGTACTGCCAACACCCTAATTTACATGCGTGATCGGGGTATTGTGCTTGATGAGCCATCGGTGGTTGCAATTCGTCAAGAAGGCGGCCCAAATGGCAAAAAGACTATTTTGGCTGTGGGCGCCGAAGCCAAAGCCATGCTTGGCCGTGTTCCGGGCAATATTGAAGCCATTCGCCCCATGAAAGATGGCGTTATTGCCGACTTCACGATTACCGAGCAGATGCTCAAGCAGTTCATCAAGATGGTGCATGAAAGCAAATTGCTGCGCCCAAGTCCGCGCATCATTATTTGCGTACCCTGTGGCTCAACCCAAGTCGAGCGTCGCGCGATTCGCGAATCTGCTCTAGGCGCAGGCGCGTCGCAAGTGTTTTTGATTGAAGAGCCAATGGCTGCAGCAATTGGCTCTGGACTTCCGGTGTCGGAAGCAGCTGGTTCAATGGTGGTGGATATTGGTGGTGGCACAACCGAAGTAGGCGTGATGTCTCTAGGTGGCACTGTGTACAAAGGCTCCGTCCGAGTCGGTGGCGACAAGTTTGACGAAGCGATTACCAATTACATTCGCCGCAACTACGGCATGCTGATTGGCGAGCAAACCGCAGAGCAGATTAAGAAAACCATCGGTTCTGCATTCCCTGGTGCTGAAGTGCGCGAGATGGAAGTCAAGGGCCGCAACTTAGCTGAAGGTATTCCGCGCAGTTTTACGGTAACCAGCAACGAAATCCTCGAGGCCCTTACCGATCCCCTCAACCAAATCGTAACGGCCGTCAAAGCTGCTTTAGAGCAAACACCGCCTGAGCTGGCCTCTGATATTGCTGAGCGCGGTGTCATGCTCACCGGCGGCGGCGCACTCCTGCGCGACCTCGATCGCCTTCTAATGGAAGAGACAGGCCTGCCCATTCATGTGGCCGAGGATCCATTAACGTGCGTTGCTCGTGGTTGTGGCATCGCCTTAGAACGCATGGACAAGCTAAGTGGAGTCTTCTCGCAAGAGTAA
- a CDS encoding DUF167 domain-containing protein, translating into MTPQWLKQTDVGIELSIYCQPGAKVSKIVGTHDGHLKISLQQPAMDNRANEALLQWLSKQLRIPQRQIHLISGQASKVKRIELWAPISIEQVIQSLKP; encoded by the coding sequence ATGACGCCACAGTGGTTAAAACAAACGGATGTTGGGATAGAGTTGAGCATCTATTGCCAGCCTGGGGCCAAGGTCAGCAAAATTGTGGGCACACATGATGGCCATTTAAAAATATCCTTGCAGCAGCCCGCCATGGATAACCGAGCAAATGAAGCCCTGCTACAGTGGCTATCAAAGCAGCTGCGCATTCCGCAGCGGCAGATTCACCTTATCTCTGGTCAGGCCAGTAAAGTAAAGCGCATCGAGCTATGGGCCCCCATTTCTATCGAACAGGTTATACAAAGTCTAAAGCCGTAA
- the rodA gene encoding rod shape-determining protein RodA has translation MEKGAIKKRIYQFFSGLDPQLGLIFLGIAILSSITFLSASQNTPVQLSDQLRNLILAFLVMWVVSYIPPKWLETAAVWVYIIGVVLLIAVAIFGLVKKGARRWVNVGIVIQPSELMKIAMPLMLAWYFQRREGIQNGWDYLVAAVILAVPVMLIARQPDLGTALLVFAAGLYVIIFAGLPWRWILPIVGLLGVGILLLIIFRGSICASDITWPLLHGYQKNRVCTLLDPSSDPLGKGFHTIQSAIAIGSGGFFGKGWGQGTQSHLEFIPEKHTDFVFAVYSEEFGFLGNLLLLGLFFALIRRGLAIAAGAPTMFTRLLGGAITMIFFTYAFVNIGMVSGILPVVGVPLPLMTYGGTALVTLGFGAGILMSIHRHRRLVQS, from the coding sequence ATGGAAAAGGGCGCCATAAAGAAACGTATCTATCAATTTTTTTCTGGGCTTGATCCACAGCTCGGACTTATTTTTTTAGGTATCGCTATTTTGAGTTCGATTACTTTTCTATCGGCCAGTCAAAATACGCCTGTACAACTCAGCGATCAATTGCGAAATCTGATTCTCGCTTTTTTGGTAATGTGGGTTGTTTCCTATATTCCGCCTAAGTGGCTTGAAACCGCAGCCGTTTGGGTTTATATCATTGGGGTTGTGTTGCTGATTGCGGTTGCTATTTTTGGTCTAGTCAAAAAAGGAGCGCGGCGCTGGGTCAATGTCGGCATTGTTATTCAGCCTTCTGAGCTGATGAAGATTGCAATGCCGCTGATGTTAGCCTGGTACTTTCAGCGACGCGAAGGTATTCAGAATGGCTGGGACTATTTAGTTGCCGCAGTCATTCTTGCGGTACCGGTGATGCTGATTGCCCGCCAACCTGATTTGGGTACGGCTTTACTCGTATTTGCTGCTGGTCTCTACGTTATTATTTTTGCCGGCCTACCGTGGCGCTGGATCTTGCCTATAGTTGGTTTACTTGGGGTTGGAATATTGCTGCTGATTATTTTCCGTGGCAGCATTTGTGCCAGCGATATAACTTGGCCGCTATTACACGGCTATCAAAAAAATCGGGTGTGCACTCTACTGGATCCCTCTTCAGATCCGTTAGGCAAAGGATTTCATACGATTCAATCCGCGATTGCAATTGGATCTGGCGGTTTTTTTGGAAAAGGATGGGGTCAAGGTACGCAATCCCACTTGGAATTTATTCCTGAGAAACATACGGATTTTGTTTTTGCCGTTTATTCTGAAGAATTTGGATTTCTTGGCAACCTTTTATTGCTCGGCTTGTTCTTTGCTTTAATTAGGCGCGGACTTGCGATCGCGGCTGGTGCGCCCACCATGTTTACCCGATTATTGGGCGGCGCAATCACCATGATTTTTTTCACCTATGCCTTCGTCAATATTGGCATGGTGAGCGGTATCTTGCCAGTCGTAGGCGTGCCATTGCCGCTCATGACCTATGGTGGTACTGCGCTCGTTACCTTAGGATTTGGTGCCGGTATTTTGATGAGCATTCATCGTCATCGACGATTAGTTCAAAGCTAA
- the gatC gene encoding Asp-tRNA(Asn)/Glu-tRNA(Gln) amidotransferase subunit GatC: protein MKLDDVQRIAHLSRLELSQAEAELVLPQLQAIFSLVEEMQAVDTSNFAPLAHPILFLRDLAQPLRPDQVTEPDNREQNMQSAPAQQNGYFLVPRVIE from the coding sequence ATGAAACTTGATGATGTTCAGCGCATAGCGCACCTCTCCCGCCTGGAGTTAAGCCAAGCAGAGGCAGAGCTTGTTTTGCCCCAATTGCAGGCCATTTTTTCCTTAGTGGAGGAGATGCAGGCGGTCGATACCAGTAATTTCGCCCCTTTAGCGCACCCGATTCTGTTTTTGCGCGATTTAGCGCAGCCACTTCGCCCAGACCAGGTTACAGAGCCCGACAATCGAGAGCAAAACATGCAGTCTGCCCCGGCCCAGCAAAATGGCTATTTTTTAGTGCCGAGGGTGATTGAATGA
- a CDS encoding c-type cytochrome, with translation MFRFLFASISLIFYTQGAAATGENTYKQVCAVCHQSGVAGAPKVGDKAKWAPLIKEGQAQLTAHGYVGVRGMPAKGGKADLSVADFAASLVFMVNQSGGSWQNPDAKTLERINAEITKRESAKKK, from the coding sequence ATGTTCCGCTTTCTATTCGCTTCCATTAGTCTAATTTTTTATACGCAAGGCGCTGCTGCTACTGGGGAAAATACTTATAAGCAAGTATGTGCTGTATGCCATCAAAGTGGGGTCGCTGGTGCACCAAAGGTGGGCGATAAAGCCAAATGGGCTCCCTTAATCAAAGAAGGTCAGGCCCAATTAACTGCCCATGGTTATGTTGGCGTTCGGGGCATGCCCGCTAAAGGCGGCAAGGCCGACCTCAGCGTCGCTGATTTTGCTGCCTCGCTTGTTTTTATGGTGAACCAATCTGGTGGCAGCTGGCAGAATCCGGATGCCAAAACACTCGAGCGCATCAACGCAGAAATTACCAAGCGAGAAAGCGCCAAGAAAAAATAA
- a CDS encoding HU family DNA-binding protein: MHTNKELHLNKAELIAAIADDAEISKAKAEFALNSAIEHIIKAVTKGDSVQLIGFGTFSSGKRAARMGRNPKTGEPLKIAAAKTVKFSAGKAFKDSVNKRKK, translated from the coding sequence ATACATACCAACAAGGAGCTTCACTTGAACAAAGCAGAACTTATCGCAGCGATTGCTGACGATGCTGAGATTTCAAAAGCCAAAGCAGAATTCGCACTGAATTCAGCTATTGAGCACATCATTAAAGCCGTTACCAAGGGTGACTCGGTTCAGTTGATCGGTTTTGGTACATTTAGCTCCGGCAAGCGTGCTGCACGTATGGGCCGCAATCCTAAGACTGGCGAGCCACTCAAGATTGCCGCAGCGAAGACTGTGAAGTTTTCTGCTGGTAAAGCATTCAAAGACTCAGTCAACAAGCGCAAGAAGTAA
- a CDS encoding NAD(P)H-dependent oxidoreductase: protein MSLYKKLQQRALDSKPIRIALIGAGKFGSMYLSQIPRTPGIHLVGIADLSPDRAQAALRRVGWQDDQFKAASVAEAVHKGTTFITSDASTLIDDNAIELVIEATGVPVAGIEHALCCIEHGKHIIMVNVEADVLAGPYLAKRAAEAGVIYSMASGDQPALIAEMVDWARTIGLEVVCAGKGTKYLPSYHASTPKTVWGHYGFSEEQVAGGDFNAQMFNSFLDGTKSALEMAAVANACDLQVPDDGLGFPACGVDDLPALLRPVQDGGLLPRKGMVEVVSSVERDGRPVFRDLRWGVYAVFHAPSSYVRDCFLQYGLKTDASGWYAAMYKPYHLIGLELGISVASVALRKEATGATGAFVGDVLACAKRDLKAGEVLDGEGGFTVYGKLMPAAKSLRISALPIGLAHRLTLRNSIRAGQIVTWNDVDYDATHSAIRIRRLMEAEFK from the coding sequence ATGTCTTTGTATAAAAAATTACAACAAAGGGCCCTGGATTCAAAGCCAATCCGAATTGCATTGATTGGCGCGGGCAAATTTGGATCGATGTATTTATCGCAAATACCCCGCACGCCAGGCATTCATTTGGTGGGCATTGCTGATTTATCGCCGGATCGTGCGCAGGCTGCTTTACGGCGCGTAGGGTGGCAGGATGATCAGTTTAAGGCAGCTTCGGTTGCTGAGGCGGTGCACAAAGGCACTACCTTCATTACCAGCGATGCAAGCACATTGATTGATGACAATGCCATTGAGCTGGTGATTGAGGCAACGGGCGTCCCCGTTGCTGGAATCGAGCATGCTCTGTGCTGCATTGAGCATGGCAAGCACATCATCATGGTGAATGTCGAAGCCGATGTATTGGCAGGCCCCTATTTAGCAAAGCGAGCGGCCGAGGCCGGCGTTATCTATTCGATGGCTTCAGGAGATCAACCCGCTTTAATTGCAGAGATGGTCGATTGGGCTCGCACCATTGGTCTAGAAGTAGTGTGTGCGGGTAAGGGCACAAAATACCTACCGTCATACCATGCATCGACCCCCAAAACCGTATGGGGGCATTATGGGTTTAGCGAGGAGCAAGTTGCAGGCGGCGACTTTAATGCGCAAATGTTCAATTCATTTTTAGATGGCACAAAGTCAGCGCTAGAAATGGCTGCCGTTGCGAATGCCTGTGATTTACAAGTGCCTGACGATGGCTTAGGTTTTCCGGCATGTGGCGTTGATGATTTGCCGGCGCTACTAAGGCCTGTACAAGACGGCGGACTATTGCCACGCAAGGGCATGGTTGAGGTCGTGTCGTCAGTCGAGCGAGATGGCCGTCCAGTGTTTCGTGACTTACGCTGGGGAGTGTATGCGGTTTTTCATGCGCCAAGTAGCTATGTCCGGGATTGCTTTCTCCAGTACGGCTTAAAGACGGATGCTTCTGGATGGTATGCCGCTATGTACAAGCCTTATCACTTAATTGGCCTTGAGTTGGGAATCTCGGTGGCAAGTGTAGCCTTACGTAAGGAAGCAACCGGCGCGACGGGCGCCTTTGTTGGCGACGTGCTTGCTTGCGCTAAGCGCGATTTAAAAGCAGGTGAAGTGCTGGATGGCGAAGGCGGTTTTACCGTCTATGGAAAATTAATGCCGGCTGCTAAATCACTGCGCATCAGTGCGCTGCCGATTGGCTTGGCGCATCGCCTGACTTTACGAAATAGCATCCGGGCTGGACAGATTGTGACGTGGAATGACGTGGATTACGATGCCACTCACTCTGCCATTCGCATTCGCCGACTCATGGAGGCCGAGTTTAAATAA
- the can gene encoding carbonate dehydratase codes for MTIPNSANMLEHLFAKNREWASSMVAADPDFFTRLVSQQAPEFLWIGCADSRVPANAIVGLLPGELFVHRNIANVVVHTDLNCLSVLQFAIDLLKVKHVIVCGHYGCSGVHAALGDRRVGLADNWLRHVKDVHQKHERYLGRVLPKHVRQDRLCELNVIEQVTNVCETTIVQDAWSRGQDLTIHGWVYRLEDGGLHDLGMTVGAADDVKSLTSQSLLRYNKANLD; via the coding sequence ATGACTATACCCAATTCTGCCAATATGTTGGAACACCTTTTTGCAAAGAACCGGGAATGGGCCAGCTCCATGGTTGCAGCAGATCCAGATTTTTTTACACGCCTCGTATCACAACAGGCTCCTGAGTTTTTATGGATTGGTTGTGCTGATAGTCGCGTACCAGCGAATGCTATCGTTGGCCTTTTGCCCGGCGAACTCTTTGTTCATCGCAATATCGCCAATGTAGTGGTCCATACCGACCTTAATTGCCTTTCTGTATTGCAATTTGCGATTGATCTGTTAAAGGTAAAGCATGTGATTGTCTGTGGTCACTATGGCTGCTCTGGTGTCCATGCAGCGCTCGGTGATAGGCGCGTTGGCCTTGCTGATAATTGGCTCAGGCATGTAAAAGATGTGCATCAAAAACATGAGCGTTATCTCGGCAGGGTATTACCGAAGCACGTACGTCAAGATCGTCTATGCGAACTCAATGTGATTGAACAAGTCACTAACGTATGCGAAACAACCATCGTCCAAGATGCATGGTCACGAGGGCAAGACCTCACCATACATGGCTGGGTATACCGCCTCGAAGATGGCGGACTCCATGATCTTGGCATGACGGTTGGGGCGGCCGACGATGTTAAATCGCTCACTAGCCAAAGCCTACTTCGGTACAACAAAGCCAATCTTGATTAA
- the mreD gene encoding rod shape-determining protein MreD, translating into MIDFQSGYILRPVNPLFIFFSLFCALLLNLLPLGNHAWVPDWLIICIVFWNIHQHRYVGVVWASLLGLVMDVHNSDLLGLHAFSYALVAYLAVAWHRRISSLQIYTQALHVLPIFMLVSVFPVLVHWLLTGSMYWWGLGSVLQGIIEAALWPAATKLLLAPQRRPIDVDHNRPL; encoded by the coding sequence ATGATTGATTTTCAAAGCGGCTACATCCTGCGCCCAGTCAATCCGCTCTTTATCTTCTTCAGCCTGTTTTGCGCCCTGCTTCTCAATTTATTGCCCCTCGGTAATCACGCATGGGTTCCAGATTGGCTGATTATTTGCATTGTGTTTTGGAATATCCATCAGCACCGCTACGTTGGCGTGGTGTGGGCATCGCTACTCGGGCTGGTAATGGACGTTCATAACTCTGACTTACTAGGATTACATGCCTTCAGCTATGCCTTGGTCGCCTATCTTGCTGTTGCATGGCATCGCCGCATTAGTTCACTTCAAATTTATACCCAAGCCTTGCATGTGTTACCTATTTTTATGTTGGTTTCTGTTTTTCCAGTATTAGTTCATTGGTTGTTAACAGGATCAATGTATTGGTGGGGTTTAGGGAGTGTTCTGCAGGGCATCATTGAGGCCGCATTGTGGCCAGCAGCAACGAAACTATTACTTGCTCCACAAAGGCGTCCGATTGACGTTGATCACAATCGTCCGCTCTAG